taatatattgttcaactgtttgttttgttactgtTCTTACAATCTTGTATTTGTTTTCAGGAATAATATACTTCAAATACAAAGATCGAGTGTTTCATTCTTCTATGAAGAACAACTTCACAGATTTGTATAAAAGAtaagtttatattattatttacgtAAATATAATAGCTCCCAAAAATTTAGGCTGTAGTTTCGATATTTTATAGGTATATTAAAAATtcgacattaattataagtttGGATAGATTAATAAAcgatattatgttttgattctGAGTTTATTGATTTGGTTTGTTTAGAAAGATTAGAAAATCGATTGTATAGATGATTTGAATTTTATacataaagaaataaatacGTATACATCTTTGTTATAGGTTACAGTAATATATCCGTATCTATGAGAACATGACTGAACATTGACTTTCGGaagaataattattaatatgtatCATAGCAATGAAGACTTGaagtcatgaattttaatttttcttaaactaaAGTTATCCTCCATGGTCATCACCTATagatgaagaagaaagctgCACACTACAGTTAAGAATTATTAAACGATTTCATTTTCCTAAGATTTTTTGACACTgtattttaattaatgaagACATATTACGTTCAAGTCATTGTTTCCCGTTTTTGTTGGTAAAATTAGAATTAGgaaatacatttattatttggAAAAGACAATATTACTAAAAGAAATGATCATTTATAACTTCAGTGGCATTGAAgtgtaaataaaatgaaaaattaaggGATAATTTATATTGGTActcctcttttaataatatatatactagatctcgatccgcgcaaacgtgagggtttttgttttcatttatttttataaaaatattttgttttcaattctaaattggtacagtaaaacctctataaattaataatattggaactttgaaattttattaatttatagagatattaatttacaaaagtttccctatttaattttttttttctatttttaatatgtttatgtataaaataaaaaaatatttgattttatcgtatgtacattattcaaattttagaaatttgactttcatattgttttattatcttatttggtgtatatttttatgttttatatgattgttaaatggttttcgatataattttactaactattataaaaatatattaaaatgttaagaaaaataaaaatattttcactgtgaatataaaatgaataatataatgtttattttgtacttatataaaattatatattgatagattattaatttatgattttaagggactatatatttacatggaagttttaaaaatattattatcttattattttatcgagttgtgtcatattttacacCGGCCCAAGTTGGGACcggaaaaatttattaatttatagagattattaatttatcgattattaatttatagaggttctactgtatatattataatatatatgtgtctatcaattttttaaaacataattagtttacggtatatttttttattgaatagattgtttcaaactttcacatgtattttatcttctatatatatatttttggattttatttcattattaaaatcgtaactatatatatagagattagtaaaatattgttttattgtcatattcaaagatattgtaatatttcacaaatttagaaagttcttaaaaaattaaacttttcgcttcatagatttatattatcgagtaaataattaaacatttagtttttgtttaatttttaaaataaactatatagtttaaaaaaatttcattggtttaaggttgTAAAGaataatcattgttagataatatgatttttgttatttaaaaaaaaaatctttataattttaaaagttaacatcgacaaatatttagataattaacatatggaggtatagtattacaacattaaattatatctatttaatttatactatctataaatctaatggatcatctattgtttaaatccaattattgatagcccaataaaaatttctggtgtgcccaaaatttaaatgataaaatttaagattaaatataacatgactttctagaaaTAGGTTTATtaggtttatttttaaaaaaaccacatatgaatcaaggttgtgacttctgtttgaATATATAAGATATGGTGAGGAGTTTTGTTGTCAATACGATCAATATGCAATCTTCTCAATAGTCAATAATGTTATCTCTCAACTTCTCAATGCTGCTGCCAGTAGAGGTGACTTTGGGTATCACCCTTCATGTAGGGAGATACAACTTATACAGCTTTGTTTTGCGGATGATCTCCTTGTGTTTACGGATGGGTCAGCAAATTCGCTTCAGGGTATCTTGGCTGTGATGGATGGATTTGGCCAAATGTCTggacttttttttatcaataatgcTAAGTCTTCTATCTACGCGGACGGTAAGGGCACATTACTTATTCAAGGGACTGCAGCAGAAGTGGGGATGGAAGTTGGAGTCTTGCCGATTCGGTATCTAGGTTTACCCCTTACCACCCAAGCTCTCACTAAGGTGGATTACTAACCATTGCTTGATAAAGTTCGCAAGACATTATTTGAGTGGACAACTAAGTCACTTTCCTATGCTGGCCGTCTGCAGCTGTTTCAGTCGGTCATTGTAAGTATGGTGAATTTTTGGTCCCTGCTTTCATTTTGCCTTTGGGATGCTTGGATGCAATAGTTTGATTGTGCAATGTTTTCTTGTGGTCTGGTTCACCAAATAATAGCCATAAAGTTAAGGTGATGTGGGATGATATCTGCTATCCCAAAGAAGAAGGAGGCTTAGGCTTTGGAAGATTTAAGGATACAAATAGGATATTTGGGCTTCATTTGATCTTGCGCCTTTTGGTGGCAGGACGAATAGAAATAACCATGAGTGAAGAAGGTCCCAAGCTTTTCACAAATAAAcccaagaagaaaagaaaggtaaaatgactttaaacaaacagaaaaagCTGTCGCTTTCCTTCTCTCTTTCCAGCTCACTCAACGAATCTTTCACGTTTTGTAATATGATTTGACTTGTTGATCTGACTCAGATATTATCGCTCAGCTCGAAGCCTACGGTTCCACCGTTCCTCCACTGCAGCAGCGGCGGCTTCGTATACGATGAGTGGTGACTctgttcctcctcctcctcagccTCCGAAGGAATCATTCGCTCGACGGTACAAATATGTCTGGCCTCTTCTCCTCACCGTTAATCTCGCCGTCGGAGGTAATCTAGCATATCCCTTTGCATTTCTGCTTGAATTTAGAGCTTTGAAATAGATCTTTTGGTTTTGGACCTTTGTTGATCTGCTTCAGATGATTATTATACCTTTCTTCTGCTGTCCCTGTGCAATTGCCTTCACAGAGACTTTCATTACACACTTTATTTATTGGTGCTTCTTCTTGGTCTTATTGCTTTCGCAGGCTACCTTTTCTTGACGCCTAAGAAAAAGGTTATCGATTCTTCAAGTGAAGAGATTGCTGGTAAATCAGGTTCAGCTTCTGTTACCGTGGAAAAGCCTGCGCCTTCTGCAGTGGTTGCAGAGCCAGTGGTGGTCAAGGCACGTGAGCCTATACCGGAGATGCAACAACGTGAGCTCTTCAAATGGATCTTGGAGGAGAAAAGAAAAGTGAAACCGAGAAATGCGGAAGATAAGAAAAAGATTGATGCAGAAAAAGCCATTCTGAAACAATTCATTGGATCCAAAACCATTCCTACTCTATGATTGTATTTTTCAGTTTCTGTGTTTGAtttggtttcagttttttttttctctgttcaAAGATTTGGTTTAAGTTTTTATTCTTGTGTATATCATCATATATTTTgcttttggaaacaaaaacattaACTTTAAATGTTGAAAACATTAACTTTGAAATCTTagattttgaaaactttaaaatttatatttaggaCCAAATGGTTGGTGATTAGTAGAATTAGTGGAATATAATtaagtgaaatataaaaacaaattcttCTAATTCATCTATTCTTCCCAAATGTGTTCATTCTTTCAGTTGTTTAGTGGAACTAATTGAATTTTCTCCACCCTTCTCTAAACATACAACCAACTTAcccttaatatatattaatttgttgctATATCTACTGCATACAAACTTAAGCGTCTATTAATATTTGAGATTTCGATTTATATAGCTTAAATTTATCCATTTAAGTTAGCACTTTACGCTACACATAATTAACGTTTAAATACATAAATCAtagggtatgaatggtgaccaaggaACGACGAGGAACAAATGTATTCCCTAACATTCCttaaaaaaatcaccattcataaggaataattttttcttttcattccctaccattcctttttttgtagagaaataaagaacaaattaaTTCCTTGTTAAATATGGGATGGAACaaccattccttttcattcctgcaATTTTGTTCTTCTACGTTCCTTTTCTATTCGTTCCTCTTGTTTCTAGAATTGTCACCAGTCATACCCATACAATTTTTATATGCTCATTAACTTTTTAACTTTACCGATCATGTGTTTACTTATTAATTTGATAAGAAAAATACGATTGGTTATTCATAGACACATGACAAACTAGGTCTAAATtcagaaaccaaaaacccatTTTAACCCGTTAGAAACccaataaataatcaaaatggAGATTTACAACATCGTCGTTTGATTATTTTTCTCACAATAATAATTAGTCGTTTGAGTATCTTCTTAATGTCTTATCTCTCAATCTGCAAACCCTCACTCACTCGACGAGAACGAGAAGCTCCCATGAAAATGTCTTCCAAAGACATGCCAAGAATGCTTGAGAAAATCCAACGAGAGGTTGATTCCAGTCTCGATTAGAATTTGACGAAGTCTGCCATCTTCTTTGCTGAAAAGCTCATCAAGCTTCCTGAGTGTGTCTACTCTCATGCTCTGGCTCTATTTCATTGAATAAAATACGACCAGACCGTCAAGTTGATTGATTCGTATCGTTTTAactgattttcaaatattaactactaggttaagatttgcgccttgcgcgggatgaacattgtatatttaaattatttttatatattatatgttcagttttatattataaaataatatatatatatatgtatatatattggatttataaaaaatcaataactattacttatataattaaattggtgcgaatacgtaaaatttgtttttaatccaaacaattaccttttatattttatattgtatataattaaatttaaataatatatacatatatacatagatacatagtatatttttaatcttgatatatgttaaataatgtatttttttcatttggttttttgatgatttgtatatttttataataaaaacattaaaatcattgataacaaaattttcattgtgcgATGTTTAAAAGTTTTGGTAATTTATAATCTTAAGAAGCAttgaatgaaaattttaaaatttaaatattaagttgtcactATTTGTTCGGCGCTTctaccaaaaaaaatgtttaaagtaaatttcaaaactaaaatatttatgtatttttaatggtatatagtttattttaaaatatattaatatatatatatatatatatatattaatcttgatatttattaaattagacttcctaattatatgattttgtaattattttttgtcataaaaaaagtaaaccatggatcatagaattttaatgtgagactttaaaagatatttaaaatataatatataataaaaatctaaagttttattatatgtttaatgtgattttttaatttattttaataacttaAAGTTAAACAAAAAGGATAGAGAGTGCATTAATttgtatcaaatctttattatttgaaatcattaattgtcatatatactttaccaacattaggaaattccgtaatatctatttaaggaaagaattaaaaacattaataattaatttatggttagtttaataaaactttattatatatttagatgaaccaacatatttctctaaggattctaagaatcattgtggtgatgacacatggCTACCTCATAAATTGTAATGctcctcttttaatatataggggatgtgatagatatttaatatatagttttttaccATTTATTAGGCAAACTGATGTTCAAATATTAACTATGTGATAGATATTAAGAATATTTTGTGGATTTGATAATAGAGACATTGGGCATGTGAACTTTATGAATGGTGGCTTAGTCACGAggactatatattaataactcgATCAGACTATCATTCTGGCATGTCTAACTTATGAACTTATAATATACATAGTCTAGCCCGTAACTATCAGAAGAACGTTGAACAAAATAGTAGGAACTAGTATTGACTCATGCTTTGCATGGGagtatttattttctatatggATGCACATTATTTTGAAGGTTATTAGTGAAAAACTTAttgaaagattaaaaaattCTGCTTATATTTTGCAACACGTCAATATAGACCCAAAAtagaaatggaaaaaaaaattgattttttttttccaaaaccaacaaaaattatttgatatgaaaTTCAGAGAAAACATATCACTTgcacaaaaacaattaaaacactTATTTTTGTAGATAATGaaagtcaatatatatatagtttttagttCGTCTCCATGTGTATATCTTTCTTCATTTCCAGGTTTATATTTACTCTACGATTATTGGTaacattttatataagaaaaatataaaatatgtatcctATTTCCTAAAGTAAACAAATATATCTATACAATTATAAAGTAagcatatataaaataaaggaAAACCAACTTGACATGAGAGTCCTGTCCTTCTCATTTCCTTTTCTTGACCGAGATGAAGAAAAAGACATAACTTCTTGTTTACTTCTCTTCCTCCTATGGGTGATGCAGAGATAAAAACATTGATCATAGTCGGTACTTGTTTTAAACAATCAAGATTTGTATACAAACTCTTTGCCTGGTTAATGAATGTTCTTGCTCCATAACAATCATTCTCTAATAGTTTCTTCTCAGCAATACCCATTGCTCTTCTAGCTTCTTCGTTACGTTCTATTGCTCGTTTGAAAGAGTTTCTTTCTTACGGAACCTTac
This Brassica napus cultivar Da-Ae chromosome C6, Da-Ae, whole genome shotgun sequence DNA region includes the following protein-coding sequences:
- the LOC106431639 gene encoding uncharacterized protein LOC106431639 yields the protein MSGDSVPPPPQPPKESFARRYKYVWPLLLTVNLAVGGYLFLTPKKKVIDSSSEEIAGKSGSASVTVEKPAPSAVVAEPVVVKAREPIPEMQQRELFKWILEEKRKVKPRNAEDKKKIDAEKAILKQFIGSKTIPTL